The sequence GGAATGTTCTCGATGACGTTGGCCGTCGCGAGGAACACCACGTCGGACAGGTCCAGGTCCAGATCAAGGTAGTGGTCGCGGAATGTGTGGTTCTGCGCGGGGTCGAGCACCTCGAGCAGTGCCGCACTCGGGTCCCCGCGGTAATCGGAGCCGACCTTGTCGATCTCGTCGAGCAGCACGACGGGGTTCATCGAACCTGCCTCGCCGATCGCGCGCACCAGACGACCTGGAAGTGCACCGACATACGTCCGACGGTGGCCACGGATCTCGGCCTCGTCGCGCACGCCGCCGAGGGCGACGCGAACGAACTTGCGACCCAATGCGCGTGCCACGCTCTCACCGAGCGAGGTCTTGCCGACCCCGGGAGGCCCGGCCAGCACCATCACCGCGCCGGAGCCGCGGCCGCCGACGACGGCCATGCCGCGCTGAGCCCGCCTGGCTCGCACCGCCAGGTACTCGACGATGCGGTCCTTGACGTCCTCCAGCCCGTGATGGTCGGCGTCGAGGACTTCCCTGGCGAGCGTCAAATTGGTCGAGTCCTCGGTGGTGACATTCCATGGCAGCTCCAGAACGGTGTCCAGCCAGGTGCGGATCCACCCCCCCTCCGGGCTCTGCTCGCTCGACCGTTCCAGCTTGCCGACCTCGCGAAGCGCTGCCTGGCGCACCTTCTCGGGCAGGTCGGCGGCCTCGATGCGGGCCCGATAGTCGTCGGATCCGTCGGGTTCGCCCTCGCCGAGTTCCTTCCGGATCGCGGCGAGCTGCTGGCGCAGCAGGAACTCCTTCTGCGTCTTCTCCATGCCCTCGCGGACGTCCTCGGCGATCTTGTCGTTGACCTCCGTCTCGGCGAGATGGTCACCGGTCCAGTCGATCAGCGCTCGCAGCCGCTCGGCGACGTCGGGCGTCTCCAGCAACTCGCGCTTCTGCACGTCGGTCAGATACGAGGCGTATCCGGCAGTGTCCGCCAGCTGCGACGGGTCCGTCAGCTTGTTGACGAAGTCGATGATCTGCCACGCTTCGCGCCGCTGCAGCATGGCCAGCAGCAGCTTCTTGTACTCGGCGGCGAGCGCAAGAGTCGACTCGGGGGCCGGGCTCTCATCGATGACCTCGGTCACCTCGACCCACAGCGCAGCGCCGGGGCCGGTCGTACCGGTACCGATGTGAGCGCGACGCTCGCCCCGGACCACCGCGGCCGAGCCGCCGCCACCCGGGATGCGCCCGACCTGGACTATCGAGGCGAGCACGCCGTAAGTGGGGTAGCGGTCATCGAGCCGCGGCGCGATCAGCAGCTTTCCGCTCTCGCTTGCTTGCGCGGCGTCTACAGCAGCGCGGGCGGCGTCGTCGAGCTCGATGGGCACCACCATGGTCGGCAGCACGATCGGCTCGCTGACGAACAGCACCGGCACTGAGATTGCTTCAGGCATCTAGTCCTCCAAAGTTCAGCCTGATGCGCTCAACCCTGGCGGGCGCTCCTTTGTTCCCAGCGCGCCCCCAGCCGTCGGCCGACGACGATCGTCGCCGCGATGAGCAGGCCATCGTCCCCCAGGAGATGACGGAAAACACACCGTCGGCGACGTCGACCGATACCTGGTAGATCAGGCTGACACCGGCCGACATAGAATTCGCAGCACGGAAGGGCGCTCAGTGCGCCTTCGAGCGCGAGGTCGAGTTCCGGTGTGGCGAAACCGCTCGCACCGACGACTATCTGACCGCCATCGCCGATACCCGTCCGACGTTGACTGACGCGATGCTGTCCGAGTTCGAAGAGGACATTGCCCTGCGCACTCGGCTGTGACCGTCAGCGGGGCGGCGGGGTCGTCCGTCGGGAACAAACCCTCGAGGAGATAAGCGGCGCAAAACAGTGAGCCTGCCGCCGGGGCAGGCGACAGGCTCACTGGAGGGGAGGTGCTGTTACGCGGAGGTGGGTGACGCGCCCAGCACCTGTTGGAGGTCGGGCTTCATCTGCTCGAGCTGCTGTCCCCAGTAACCCCAGCTGTGCGTCCCGTTCGGGGGGAAGTTGAACACCGCGTTCTTCCCGCCTGCGGCCACATAGGTGTCCCGGAAGGTCTCGTTCGTCCGCAACGTGAACCCTTCGAGGAACTGAGCAGCCATCAGATTGCCGCCATTGCTTCCGGCGTCGAGGTCGGCGGGAGTGCCGTTGCCGCAATAGATCCACAGCCTGGTGTTGTTGGCGACCAGCTGGTTCATGTTGACCATCGGGTCGTTGCGCTTCCAGGCCGGATCGGAGGACGGGCCCCACATGCTCTCGGCGTTGTAGCCGCCCGCGTCGTTCATCGCGAGACCGATCAGCATCGGCCACCAACCCTCAGACGGGTTGAGGAAGCCGGACAGCGACGCGGCGTAAATGAACTTCTGCGGGTAGTAGATCGAGTAGGTCAGCGCGGTGGCGCCGCCCATCGAAATACCGACCACGGCATTACCGTTCGGCGAGACGCCCTGATTAGCCTCGAGATGTGCGGGCAGTTCCTGGGTCAGGAACGTCTCCCACTTGTACGTGTAGTCCTGACCGTTGCCCGACGACGGCTGATACCAGTCGGTATAGAAGCTCGACTGGCCGCCGACCGGCATGATGGTCGACAATCCCGAACCGTAGTACCACTCGAACGCCGGGGTTTCGATGTCCCAGCCGCTGAAGTCGTCCTGCGCCCGCAGGCCGTCGAGCAGGTACACCGCGTGCGGTCCGCCGCCCTGGAACTGCACCCGGATATTGCGGTTCATCGACTGGGAGAACACATCCAGGTACTCGACGGGTAGGCCCGGCCGAGAAAAAGCGCCTGCGGTCGCCGCGCCCCCGGCGAAACCGACCAAACCGGGCAGGGCTGCCGCCACGACGGCGCCCGCCGCCAGCCGGCGTCCCCACTTGCCTCGAATCTTCTCAATCCACTTCATAACGGCAACAAACCCACCTTTCCAATTACGTGCTTTCAAGCAATTGCCGTTGCTTGTGTGCGTCAGTGAATCACCGGTCACATATGTCACACGGGTACCAACACGGCGATGGGATATCGCGAATGGCTAACGATTGCGACTCGGCGCCGATACCAACAGCTCGAGCTGGCACGACGCCCCTGACTACCCGTTGAGCCCAGACATCCGGGTGACGTGCCGCGGCGTCAGCTCCGCCAGGCTTGTCACGCCGAGAAGTCGCATGGTGCGGGCCACCTGGTCGGACAAGATCGCGATGGCGCGGTCCACACCGGCCTCGCCGCCGGCCATCAGGCCGTAGAGGTAGGCACGCCCGACGAGGGTGAAGCGCGCGCCGAGAGCTATGGCGGCGACGATGTCGGCGCCCGACATGATCCCGGTGTCCAAGACGATCTCGGTCTCACCGCCGACTTCGCGAGCGACATCGGGCAGCAGATGGAACGGAACGGGAGCTCTGTCCAGCTGGCGGCCGCCGTGATTTGACAGCACGATGCCGTCGACACCGAGGTCGACAACCGACTTGGCGTCGTCGAGGGTCTGAATCCCTTTGACCACCAGTTTGTTCGGCCACTGTGACTTGATCCAGGCCAAGTCCTCGAATGTCACCGTCGGGTCGAACATCGAATCGAGGTATTCGGCGACGGTGCCCGGCCAGCGGTCGAGCGAGGCGAACGACAGCGGTTCGGTGGTGAACAGGTCGAACCACCAACGGGGGTGGGGCACCGTGTCGAGCACCGTACGCAAGGTGAGTGCGGGGGGAATCGACATGCCGTTGCGCGTATCCCGTAGCCGGGCACCCGCGACCGGGACGTCCACCGTGACGAGCAGAGTGTCGAAGCCGGCCGCGGCAGCACGCTCGACCAACGCCATCGAACGGTCCCTGTCTTTCCACATGTATAGCTGAAACCAGTTGCGACCGTTCGGGTTCGCCGCCTTGACCTCTTCGATGGATCTGGTGCCCAGTGTCGAAAGGGAGAAGGGGATGCCCGCCCTTGCCGCCGCATGTGCACCGGCGATCTCACCCTCGGTCTGCATCAGACGCGTGAATCCCGTCGGGGCGATCCCGAACGGCTGGTCGACCCGACCTCCGAAAACGTCCCAGCCGGTGTCGATGTCGGCGACATTGCGCAGAATCGTCGGGTGGAACTGGATGTCGCGAAACGCCTGCCGCGCCCGCCCCAGCGACAGTTCTTCCTCTGCGGCACCGTCGGCGTAGTCGAAGGCGGCTTTCGGCGTGCGTCGTTTGGCGATCCGCCGCAGATCATCGATCGTCAGAGCGGCAGAGAGCCTGCGTGCCGTCGGGTTAAACCTCGGCTTCTTGAATTGGATCAGAGGGGCTAGTTCGCGCGGCCTCGGTACTCTGCGGTCCATCGGCGTTCCCTAGTCGGCCGCCGCCGAAATCGCGCGCCGGACGTCGGCCCGTCGATCGTCGATCGCACGCCCGATTTCCTGCAGCAGCACCGGCTTCCGGCCGACGAGTTCCTCGATCTGGTCGCGTTCTAGTTGAAGCACGGTCACTTCGTTGAGTGCGCGGGCCGACGCGATGACCGGCTCGCGGGTCAACGTGGTCTGGCCGAGGAAGTCACCTTTCTCGAGCGTGCGCACCGCGATGACCGCCCCGTCTTCTCCCGGTGCCTCCAGCCGAGCCCTGCCATTGACGATGAAGTTCATCCGCGTGGGCACCTCGCCGGCGGACTGGATGTACTCGTCGGCGCCATATCGCGCGAGCCGGGCGTGGGGGAGAAGCTCCTCCATATCGTCCTGGTTCAACCGCAAGGTGGGCGCGATGATGGCAAGCGAGCGGTTCATCCGCTCCGTTGTCTCGAAGTCGTCCTCCGCCTCGTCGAGGTGCAGTCCGGCACGCCGGGAGGCATACCAAACCCAGCGCAGGAAGGTGGCTTTCGCGCCGAAGTCGTCGGCGGGTGTACGCAGCGGTATGGATGTGGTGTAGTTCAGACCGCCCGCAGCGACACTCGACGGCGCCGCGTCGGGGCGCAACTGGGGCAGAGCCATTGCGACATTGGTCAACATCCGGCATACATCGTCGGGTGGGTCGTCCAAGGAGAATATCGTCTTCACGCCGAGCGAGTGACTGCCCGGCGGACGGCTGAAGTTGGTGAACGATGCGGCGGCCAACACCGAGTTCGGCATGATCTGGAGCCCACCGCCGGTATCGATATGTGTTGCGCGCCAGTTCACCTCGACCACACGCCCTTTTGCTGACGGCGTCTCGATCCAGTCGCCGATTTGAAACGGTTGCTCGAACAGCACCAGCAGGCCGGAGATGATCTGACCGACCGAGTTCTGCAGCGCAAGGCCGAGCACGATCGACGATATGCCGAGCGCCGTGAACAGTCCTCCGACGTTGGCGCCCCAGATGTAGGCGAAGATCAACGCGATGCCTACCGCGATAAGGGCAAAGCGCGCGACATCGAGGAATATCGTCGGAATGCGCTTGCGCCATGTGCCCTCCGGCGCACCCTGGAAGACAGTCGCATTCAGCCCGGACAGCAGCAAGACGAGCACCACGACGAAGAACACCGTCGACACGATGCGCACCGGGGTCGCTTCACCGGAAACCTGGATCGCACCGATGAGCAGCAGCAGCAGTGCGCCCAGCGGCAGGATATAGGTGCGGAGAAGATGAACTGGCCGCACCAGGAAACTGTTTCTGCGACGCAACGCATTCTGTAGTTCTGTCAGTGCGACCAGTGCGATCGGAAAACCGACGGCGACCCCGATTGCCCAGTAGAACCAGGGCGCGTCGAACAAGCCGGTCACGGTTCGCGCTCCGTCAACCGCCAGATCGGCTCTGCGCTGTCGTCGCCGCTCACTTCGCCGGCCGAGGTGAAGTCGCGGGTATCGCGCATGACGTCATACACCCGCGACGTGACGTAGATCCCGGCCCGCGGAGATCCGCTCTGCACCTGATACGCGACGTTGACCGCCGAACCCCACATGTCGTATGCCAGGGTCGACCGTCCGACCAGACCACTGGTGACAGTGCCGGTGTCGATCCCCGCCCGCAGGCTCAGTTCGTTACCTGTTTCGACGGTGAAGCGGTCGACGATGCGCTGCATCTCGATGGCGAAGTCGACGGTGCGACGCACGTTGTCGAGTCGCGGGACGCTCAACCCACAGCTGGCGAGATAACCGTTGTGCAGAGTCCGCACCTGCTCGACGCCGAGACTTTCTGCGGCCGCGTCGAATTGGCGGGTCAGCTTGTTGACGATGCTCAGCAGCTCGTCGGAGCTCAACTCAGCGGTGAGCTGGTCGAGGCCGACGATGTCGGCGTAGACGACGGTGACGTTCTGGTGGTCCTGCGCGATCGTCTCCTCGCCTTCGCGATAGCGCTGCACGAGCGGCTCCGGCATCAGCGACAGCATCAGGCGGTCGTTCTCGCGCCGCTGCTCGGCGATGAGGTCTTCCTTGATGGCGAGGTTTCGGCTCATGTCGTTGAAGGCCACCGTCAGATCGCCGAACTCGTCGCGGGATTGCACCGGCAACGTCACCTTGTAGTCGCCTGCGCTGATCTGTTGCGCGCCTGCCTCCAGCCGGCGGATCGGCCGCACGAACAGCCGGGCGAGCAGCATCGCGGCCAGGCAGACCACGAAGATGATTACCGCCGTCGAAAGCACCAGCGTCCTGGTGAACGCGGAGACCGGCGCGAAGGCCTCGGACGTGTCGATCTTGGCGATCACCGACCAGTTCAGCCCAGGCAGGTCAACCGGCGCGTAGGCCTGAAGCGACTCATGTCCGAGGTAGTCGGTGGCGGTCAGCGTGCCCTCCTGGCCGCGTTGCGCGCGCCGGGTCGCCTCGGTCTCGACGGGCTGGACCAGTGTGGTGCCGCCCTGCAAAAGGGACTCCTCGGCAACGGACGGCGGTGTGCCCGCCTCGATCACATCGCGCTTGAACTGCTCCGGGTCCTCTAGGAACTTCCGCGAGTCCGAGCGCATCAGGTTGTCTGGTCCGACCAGAAAAGTCTCGCCGGTCTTACCCATGCCCGCGGATTCCCATTGCTTGTCCGCGGTCATCAACCGGTTGATCTTGGAGATCGGGAACTGCAGCGCCAGCACGCCTTCGACCCGGCCCGCCTGCCCGACGGGCGACATCAACCACGCCGTGGGTTCGTCGGCGGGCTGATAGTCGCCGAAGTCGGTGACGCCGACGTAGTTGACGGCGTTGGATGACAGCGCCTTCTCATAGGCCTCGCCGAGCTCACCCTCCCGGTACGGACCGGTGAGGACGTTCGTCCCGAGGTCGACGCCCTTGTAGGCGGAGTAGACGACGTTGCCACGGGTATCGAGCAGCAACGCATCCTCGAACTCGAACCGTTTGACGATTTCCCGGAAGAAGTCGTTGTACTGCGCGTTGGCCGCCGACCACGGGCTGCCATCACGCGCATCGTCGAAGGCGAGCGCCTTGTTCCAGTCGTTGAAAGGCGCGGTGTAATACGCCTGGAGATACTTCTGCGGATTCGACCTCGGCAACAGCGCTGCGGTGTCGAGACGGTCGCCGGTCTGGTCTTCTTCTGCTTTCTGAAACTGGTTGTTGTAGTAGTCGATTATCGACTGCCACTGTGCTGGACTGATCGTCGAATCGTTGAGCTGGTCGAAAGCTCCGGTGAATGCCCTGACCGCTTCGGTCGTGGTGGCGCCGCGGGTATATATGACGAGCGAATTCTTGAGGTCGGAAAACTGCGCCTCCAACTGACGCGTCTGTGAGGCCCTTATCTCGGTGAGCCCTTCGAAAACCGAAGCGCGCAAGGACGACCGCCCCGACTGGTAACCGATCGCGCCGACGACGGCGGCCGATAACACGCTCGTCACCAGCAACATTGCCAGCAGTTTTGATTGGATGCTGAGCCGGGACAGCACTCGGCGGCGGAAACTTCTGGATTTCGCCGCGGGCGCAGAGGGCGCCGGGCCATCTGAGTCATTCGTTATCGTCATTGAAACCCGAAGACTAGCTCGCGAAACTTGCAAACGAAATGAATGTGGGCAAATTGTTGTGACGAACCGACCGGACCCATTCGACCTTCGGCGCTTCGTGGATGCGCAGGCCGGAGTCTATGACTCCGTACTCGCCGAGCTGCGCGCCGGGCGCAAGCGAAGCCACTGGATGTGGTTCGTTTTTCCGCAACTTCGCGGCTTGGGCAGGAGTCCGACAGCGGTCCGGTTTGCGATCTCCTCCATCGACGAGGCCCGCGCCTACCTTGCCCACGATGTGCTCGGCCCGCGACTCAGGGAGTGCGCCCGCCTGGTTGCCGCGATCGACGGCCGCACGGCGGAGGAGATCTTCGGCTGGCCCGACGACATGAAGCTGCGGTCCTCGATGACGCTTTTCGCCCGTGCCGCCGCCGACAACCGCGACTTCGTCGCGGTACTCGAGAAGTTCTACGGCGGCGAAGAAGACCCCGCGACGCTGACGCGGCTCTGCTGAATCAGCTGCGCTCGACGATCAACCAGCCGTGCGGCTCGACGTCGGCGGATGAGATCACGTCCTGCGGTGGCGCACCGGAGCCGGCGACGATGCGGCCTTCGCCGTGGCCGAACTGGCCCAGCTCGACCGACATCGGCACATCATCGATGTTGAGCGCCACCAACAGCGCATCCGAGTCGTGGCGGACGCGGTAGACGTACTGGGTGTTGGTCAGCTTCTCCGCCGATGTTCTCGCCGTGTGCAGCCACGGATGCCTGCGTCGCAGCCCGATCAGATACTGATGCAGTCGGTAGACGTCGCGGCCGCGCTCGTCGACGCCGACGAGCGGAGAGGTGAATTCAGGCCGGACGGCATCGTCGCCGCCGACACGGTCCTCTTTGACGCCGCGATAAGCGAATTCGTCGCCTGCGTACAGGCTCGGCGTGCCGCCGATGGTGAGCAGGATGACCAAGGCGTGCTCGAGATGCCGGGTGTTCTCCAGCTGGCTCGCGATTCTGGTCACGTCGTGGTTGCCGACGAAGGTCATCGGAACGAAGGCGTCGAGAAATGCGTCGTGTCGCTGCAGCGCGTGGTCGAGCTCGTGGAAGTTCCCGTCGTTCAGGCTGCTCCAGATCGCCTTCCACAGCTCGTACTGAGTGACCGAGTCGAATCCGGCGTCGCGGGCATGCGCGGAGTAGTCACCATGGATGACCTCGCCGACGAACCAGGCGTCACCGAACGCCTCCCGGACGCGCGGCAGCACCTGCGCCCAGAACCGGTCCGGTACCGCGTATGCGGCGTCGAGACGCCAGCCGTCGGCTCCGCGCCGGAGCCAGTGCGTCATCACGTCGACGGTGTAGTCGACGACGTCGGGGTTGTCGTGGTTCAGCGCGATGAGCTCGCCGTGGCCCTCGAATGTCTTGAACTCGCCGCCGGTTCGGCGGAACCACGATGCGTCGTGGCCGGCGACTGCGTCTCGGTAGCGGGGAAAGTCGGTCCCGACGTGGTTGAAGACACCGTCGAGTAGGACGCGCAGACCGCGGCGGTGCGCCTCGGTGACGAGTTCGTCGAAGTCGGCGTCGTCACCGAGCCTGGGGTCGATCCGGTGGTGGTCGGTGGTGTCATAACCGTGGGTTCTGGACTCGAAGATCGGCCCGAGCGCGATACCCGACGCGCCCAGTTCGACGGCTTGATCGAGCCATCCGACGATGCGCCGCATCCGGTGCTGGTCAGCACGCGGCGGCGTATCGGCCGGGAACGCGCCGACGAAGCCGAGCGGATAAACCTGCCACCAGATCGCGTGCGCGACCCACGCTGGTTCACTCATGGCCGGAACTTCTTCTCGTAGAGGGCTTTCATGGTGTCGGCCAAAGCGGGGGCGGGTCCGTCGACGACGACTCCCGGCGCAATTACGGTGATCGGCACGGGCGCCACCGGCGGTGGCGGCGCTCCCCATTCGGTGAGCCACTGGGTCAGCTGTGCACTCGAGGCGGCGTACACGATGCGCCCCAGCCCGACCCACGCGTGCGCGGCGGCACACATGGCGCAGTGCTCGCCGGAGGTGTACACGGTCGCCTCGGCGCGCTCGGCGGGCGACAGGTTCTCCGCAGCCCAGCGGGCGATCGCGAACTCGGGATGGCGGGTGGCGTCGCCGCCGGCGACGTGGTTGTGGTCTTCGAAGAGCGTGCGACCATCGGCGCCGACCAGGATCGAGCCGAAGGGCTCGTCGCCGGCTTCGAGCGCCGTTTGCGCGAGCTCCACGCAGCGGCCGAGCCGGGTCAGGTCGTCGTCGTGCAGGGCCACGGGCGGTGAGTTTACGCAGCCCGCGCGCCGATGCGTTGTGACCCGCCTGGTGGAGGTAGGTGAGGCGCCGCGCTAACCGGTCTCGAGCCGGCATGCGCACGACGCAGCGATCGGCACGTCTGCGCGCGCCATGGCCAGCGCGAGCTGCTGGCCGATGATGCCCGCCTCGGCCGTTCGGCCGAGACGATTGAGGCACTCGTGATAGCCGTGCAGGCTCCACACGTTGCCGGGATGCTGGCACGGTCTGCTCAGCGTCGGATCGAGTCCGAGATCGGCGGCGTACACCTCGGCCGCCTCCTCGACGCGCCCCTGCTCGAGCAGTAGGGCTCCGTAGGCATGGCGGGTGGGTTGCATCCAGCCCCACGGCTCGTCGTAGGGCAGCGCATCGTCGAGTTCGACGGCCCTTCGCAAGTGGACGAACGCCTCGTCGAAATTCCCTTCGCGGTAGGCGATTTCGCCGTCAAGCATCTCCGCGGCCACCGCGAGTATGTCGCGCGCGGTGTTGTTGAACAGATAGCGGGACTCCGGGATGCGGTCGTACGCGGCGGCGAAGGCCGCGCGCTCGGCATGTGCCTGCGGAAGCCGGCCTTTGGCGGCGTGCGCGACACCCCGTCCGTAGTGGATGGTGGCAGCGGTCGTGCAGTAGAGATCGGTGTCGTCGGGGATGGCGTGTGCGATTAGATCGTCCCAGCGCCCGAATCGAACCAGTACGTGAATCCGCAACGGCACGAACGCTTCCAGCCAGTCCGCCATCGGCGGCGACTCGATGGCGAGCAGTTCGGGAGTCAACTGTTCGGCGAGTTCGTCGGCGGCCGCAAGCGCGGTGGCCGAGTTGCCCTCGAACATCGCCGAATAGACGACGAAGTGGAGGTTGTGCGCGCGGTAGAGCGAGTAGAAGTTCAGCGGGCCTTCGCGTTCGACGAAAAGCCGGTCCGCAGCGACGGCAGTCAGGTTCGACACCACCGAGTTCCGGTAATCGCCGCACAGCACGTCGATGTGGCTGGCCATGTGCTGCAGGTGGCCTGCATCAGGCACAAGACCGCGCAGCAGATCGGCCGCGGGCAGGGCGTCCTGTGGGGTGGCCGACATCTCCATGGTGTGCAGATAGAGGTGCAACACGCCTGGGTGTGCGCGGCCAACGTCCGTGGCCAGCGCATCGTCGAGGATGCGTTTGGCCTCGACCACCCGCGAACCTGCCGCGGGTTCGCCTGTGCTGGTGTCCCACAACGCCCACGCCGTGACATTGACCAGGGCGTCGGCGGCGAGCGCCTGCACGTCGATGTCGTCGGGATATGCCTGGGCGAGCGCCACCATGGCGTCGGCGTAGTCCGCGTGTCCGGCGTGCAGTGCGTCGGTGTCGTCGGGGTCGTCGGTGGGGAACCGGGCCGCCAGCGCGTCGATCAGCCCGCGTTCGACCGCGGAAGCCCGCCCGTCGGTCGCCAGCCGAAGTTCCATCCGCGCCCGGGCCAACGAAACTGCCAGATCGACGGGATCGAAGGCCTCCCAGGCCTTGTTGTAGTTGGGGCCGACGGAGTATGCGATGCCCCAGCGCGCGATCGCGAGATCGCGATCCAGTTCGAGCGCGCGCTCGAAGCAGCGGATCGCCTCGTCGTGGTTGAACGCGTACGCCCACACCAAGCCGCGGTCAACCCATACCTGAGCCTGCGCCGATTGTGTGTCAATCGACCGGTGATAGGTGCCGAGGTTGTAGTACGGCTCCACTATGCCCGGCGAAACGCTCATAGAGGGCACGATAATTCACCCGTCGTGCGGTGGCGAGGACTGCGAGCAGACAGCCGGCCGCCCCCCATGCTGCGAGCGTCAGCAAGGGAGCCTGGGCGCCATTGCCGTCGAAGTAGGAGATGCTGCGCAGAAGCGAGACGCCCGAGCCCTGCGGAACAATCGCGGTGAAGGTGGAATAGAAGGGCGACAGCAACGGCCTGCCGACGGGCCCCGCAGCCGCGGCGTTGCCGACGACCACCAGAAAGAGCGTGAGCAGAGCCGACGCGGCCGTTCCCAATGCCGCT is a genomic window of Mycobacterium sp. ITM-2016-00318 containing:
- a CDS encoding nucleoside deaminase, translating into MALHDDDLTRLGRCVELAQTALEAGDEPFGSILVGADGRTLFEDHNHVAGGDATRHPEFAIARWAAENLSPAERAEATVYTSGEHCAMCAAAHAWVGLGRIVYAASSAQLTQWLTEWGAPPPPVAPVPITVIAPGVVVDGPAPALADTMKALYEKKFRP
- a CDS encoding tetratricopeptide repeat protein, whose translation is MSVSPGIVEPYYNLGTYHRSIDTQSAQAQVWVDRGLVWAYAFNHDEAIRCFERALELDRDLAIARWGIAYSVGPNYNKAWEAFDPVDLAVSLARARMELRLATDGRASAVERGLIDALAARFPTDDPDDTDALHAGHADYADAMVALAQAYPDDIDVQALAADALVNVTAWALWDTSTGEPAAGSRVVEAKRILDDALATDVGRAHPGVLHLYLHTMEMSATPQDALPAADLLRGLVPDAGHLQHMASHIDVLCGDYRNSVVSNLTAVAADRLFVEREGPLNFYSLYRAHNLHFVVYSAMFEGNSATALAAADELAEQLTPELLAIESPPMADWLEAFVPLRIHVLVRFGRWDDLIAHAIPDDTDLYCTTAATIHYGRGVAHAAKGRLPQAHAERAAFAAAYDRIPESRYLFNNTARDILAVAAEMLDGEIAYREGNFDEAFVHLRRAVELDDALPYDEPWGWMQPTRHAYGALLLEQGRVEEAAEVYAADLGLDPTLSRPCQHPGNVWSLHGYHECLNRLGRTAEAGIIGQQLALAMARADVPIAASCACRLETG